The Candidatus Thermoplasmatota archaeon genomic sequence AATATACATATACGTTCACCTCAACAGATCCAAATGAAGACATAATATCATATTACATAGACTGGAGCGATGAAACAACGATGTGAGGTCCATACCTACCATCAGATGTATCATTCTCAGACAGTCACACATGGAATACAAAGAACAGATATACTATAAAAGTCAAAGCTAAGGATGTAAAAGGCCTGGAATCAGTTTGGTCAGACCATTATCAGTTACTATGCCAAGAACATATAACCACCAATTTATTCTAAGACTGCTTGACCGATTCCCGCACGCGTTCCCGATACTAAGACATATAATTATTAATAGCCTACACTCTCTCTAATTAATTTCAATAGCATCTCTAATCATCACCAATATATTAAGGATAATAAACCCGGGATAAAAACCATCTGATAACCATTATATAGGCTCTATATTTTCTTTTAAACTTGTGAAAAACAAACTTAGCTGGAAGTTAAGAAAACTCAAAGAAATTCTAAAAGACATGAACAGTGTCGCTGTAGCTTATTCTGGTGGGGTTGATAGCAGTTTTTTGTTAAAAATCGCATATGATGTATTAGGAGACAAAGTGCTAGCGGTTACTGCTACTTCATCTACATACCCAAAACAGGAGTTAACTAATGCAAAGAAATTTGCAAAAAATATCGGAGTGAAACATATAATCATAGGGTCTGATGAAATCAAGAACAAAAAGTTTTCAAAAAACACTCCAAACAGGTGTTATTATTGTAAAAAAGAGTTGTTCACAAAAATCAAAAAAATAGCGGATAAAAATGACATAAATTATGTGCTTGATGGAGAAAACGCTGATGATACGAAAGACTATAGGCCTGGAATAAAAGCAGCT encodes the following:
- a CDS encoding asparagine synthase-related protein, whose protein sequence is MNSVAVAYSGGVDSSFLLKIAYDVLGDKVLAVTATSSTYPKQELTNAKKFAKNIGVKHIIIGSDEIKNKKFSKNTPNRCYYCKKELFTKIKKIADKNDINYVLDGENADDTKDYRPGIKAA